GTAATTCGAACTTTAATAGATTGAATTGGTGGAAATTGTGCAAATAAATCCTCACAAATCACACCAGCCAAACGCTCAATCAAAATATACTTTTTATCTTCCACTTGTTTTTGCACGGCTTCAAAAACCAAACCATAGTGAACCGTATCTTCTAGATTGTCACTTTGTGATGCCTTGGTCAAATCGACAGCCAATTCCAAATCTACCACAAAAATTTGCCCTAGGGTCTGTTCCTCAGCAAAAGCCC
Above is a window of Streptococcus salivarius DNA encoding:
- the folB gene encoding dihydroneopterin aldolase; its protein translation is MDKIILNGCRFYGYHGAFAEEQTLGQIFVVDLELAVDLTKASQSDNLEDTVHYGLVFEAVQKQVEDKKYILIERLAGVICEDLFAQFPPIQSIKVRITKENPPINGHYKSVGIELERSR